CCTGTAGTAAAATTGTTTTATATATTATAGTAAGCTATTGACCCACTAAAGGGATACAATGTTTGCTCAGTCTCTGCTGAAATGAATATTGCAGTGATTCTTGTTATTGAATTGTGTTGTTTATGCAGGCTCGTGATTATGTGTTGTACTTGTCGCTGCTTGATGTGCTCAGTCGAAATGAGCAGATCCCTCTGGAAGCTTACAGCGAGGTACCAGAACTAAAAACCCACCCTTTCTCTCATGAGAAATTTCATCATAGATCTGTAGCTTCTTAATCCATCATAAATCACAATCACTTTGATCCGTTCTGTTTCGAGTGCAGCTTTCACTTCTTTTCCGGGATCACGACGATCTGCTGGAAGAGCTAGCGAAGTTCAGACCCCTTCCTACCCCAAGCACAGTTTATAGCCACAGCTCAGTCTGGCTGCTCTTCTTCCTAATGCCCCTCCTTGTCCTAAGCATTCTCCTCAAGTGCTTCCTTCTTCAACAGCCAGTTGCAAGCTGAAAAAGATCAAGCGTGCAATGTCATGTGATATCTCTGTTAAAAGCCAAAGCGTCTTTGTGGCGATGTCTCGCTGTTTATATTGGAGATATCTCCGTGTACTGATGCAAGGAAGTAGCCTCTTAGCTTGGAAGAGCGCCAATACATGGTAAAAACAGTATTGTTTTGActtgctgaaaaagaaaaatcactaTTCAGGAAATGAGATGAATTGCCCAGCAAATGATGAAGTTGAGGGGGCATGTATAGCCTGAATGAGATAGGGCCCAAGAAGGATGAACTTGATCGGTATGGTCTTACTAGTTCATTCAATTCCCTAGGATACCCTTTATCTATACGAAGAAGCCAGGACGAAAGTGTAAGCAAGTTTAGTGTGACGTGCTTTATCTAAAACAGGATTAGGGATCATTTTGATTTAGGACGAAAGTTTCTCATAAAAAGTTTAGATATGACAAAAAAAGGCCTAATTTTGATTTGTAACAATGGCAGGTAGATGAAAAATCTGGAAAGACCATTAATAAATCGACGAGGCCATCCTGCCTATCCAGTTCAGAACGTGCTACTACGCTTGCATGAGTTGACCGATCTAGTTACAGATCACTGTGCCATTGTTATGCCATTTTTTTAATGTCAAATTTCAGAAACAATGACCTCTTGAATACACAAAAGGTTACAAGAATTGTGACTTGAAAATGATACTGAAAGGTCTGATGAAAAAGGCTTTTGTATCATTGCATTTCCTATTATTTTTACCAAGACATAACTACAAAAGGTAATTGTCAAAGGTTTTGGAGACCTTATGTATAAGCAAAAGGGCAACAAAAAAAGAATGGCACCGATAAACTACCACCATAAATAATCAGCAAGATATGTATAAACTACCACCAGAAATGACCAAGAAGATATGTACAATAGTGTGAAGCAAATGATCACCAAAACACTGGAAACTACAGCaaaatttgcacactttgcaaCCTAACTAGACAAGGCACTGTACATGGGATTCTTCACATCATCTGGGACCAGAAAGCCTCACAGCTGAAAGCAGAGCATCACTGTTGTAGTCCGACATCCCTGATGAAGTCCCCTCCTCGCTGCTCGATTTGAAGGCGTTTGCGTAGAGCCTGTACCCGATCTGCGACGACACCGGTGGCTGGAGCACCTCGCAGACGCCTTCGAGCATCTGCACAACCTTTGACATGGATGGTCTCTGGTAGAAATCATCCTGGATGCACCAGAGCGCGACCTTGATCGCGGTCTCGACCCGCCCATCCTTGTCATTGTACTTCAGCTTGGCGTCGAAGATGTCCTGAAGATCGCCTTCCTCCAGCTTCTTGAATGCAAAGGAAGGGAAGTGAGCCTTCTCGGAGATCTCCGAGGGATCGTAGCTCTTCCTCCCACCGATTATCTCAAGCAAAACCATGCCGTAGCTGTACACATCACTCTTCTCTGAGATGGCATAGTTGGTGAGCCACTCAGGTGCAAGGTACCCGCGCGTGCCTCTGAGCGTAGTGAAAACATGGCTCTGCTCCCTGGTCATCAACTTGGCAAGGCCAAAATCAGATACCTTTGCGATGAAGTTGTCGTCAAGTAGAACATTCTCAGGCTTAATGTCACAGTGTACAATCTTCGAATCGCAGTCCTGATGGAGGTATGCCAATCCCTTTGCCGTTCCAAGCGCAATGTTAAACCTTGTATCCCAGTCGAGCAGGTGATCATCTTCTTTAGAATGGAAAATCCACTTATCCAGCGACCCATTCGCCATGTACTCGTAGGCAAGAAGCCTGTGTGGTCCCTCAGTACAAAAGCCTCGGAGTTTGACAAGATGGATGTGGTGGATACTACCAATGATCGTTACCTCAGAGCGGAACTCTTTCTTTCCTTGGCCTATGCCCTCCAGCTTCTTCACAGCAATACGACTGCCGTCTGGGAGTGTACCAAGATACACAGATCCAAACCCTCCCTGACCAAGCTTGTTACAGAAGTTGCTTGTCGCATCCTGGAGCTCCCTGTAAGTGAACCGCACTGGTGCTCCGGATATTGTTTGCAGAAATCCATCATCTTCCGATGAACCAGCGTCGTCTTGTGATGGTGGAGGATGCCTCTTCCTCTTGTAGATCCAGAAACCAATATAAATAAGGACGCCTATGATAGCCAAAGTTCCGAGCATAATGACAATAATAATGGTATTGTGCTTCCCACTGCCACTATCACTCCCACCTTTTCCTCTGCTTGATACCTTGATAAAAGATGCGAAACGAGTTGTATTCCCACCTTTGTGCTGCAAGCTTCCGATCTGGTTGAAAAGGAAACAATTGCCTGAAGATTGATCAAAGAACACAGCAACACAAGAGCAGTTGCCTGTACAGGCACTCTTACAACCCGTAAGGTTCGTCTTAGCCGCAGGAGGGAAGAAGTTAGTGCCTACATATCCAACTCCACTATCCAGTTGAACCAGCGGAAACTCCTCGTTCGATTTGCATGCTGATGTAACACCAGGATTGCAGTTTGCAAACGAGCCGAGGGCCAAAGGGCATTGGCAACCTGTCCCACTACTGCAAATGGTGTAAGGACTGCAGTAGGCTGGCATGTCACAAGAGTCTGCCGGAACTGTGATCGAGAATTTACTCTTGCCATTTCCACCCTGCAGCATATAGAAAGCTATCAATCCATCACTACCAAGGACAGCAGACAATGTGGCATTGGCATTTTCTTGCGCGATGACAAGTTGTGATAGAAGGGACCCTGATTGATCATAGAAGGACCAAGAAGCTGAACTGAGGTTTGCAGAGTAGATGCTGTCACCGTTCTTGTTGACAATTATCCTGCTATCCTGCTGTGCAGACCAGTATGGTTGAGGTGTCTCGAAGCCGGCGTATAACATCATGTTCCCAGATTTGATCTGAAGTGTATAGGTCATGTTCTGTACTGTGTTGGACTTGCTCATCAGCGTCATCCCTTCGATGAAATTCTGACCAGACAGAAGAGTGTCTGTCGGATGGCTGAAACTTTGCcagagaggagaagaggcatCTTTCCCAAGCACTACAAGATTGCCAGAGTCCAGTAGTTGCATAGAGGTGGCAGTCCCTTTCCCGGAGATATTGGCAGCCCATACATTGGAGCCTCCTCCTGACTGCAGGAAGGCATTGCCATCCTTGTCGAAAAAAAAGTCATCTGAATGGGTGACAGGAGAGTTAGGATTGGCAGACCAGACTGTGGTAGTAGTGGCCATGTGAACCACTGCAAGAATGTAGAACGTGTTGTCTGAGACATTGCTCGTGACAAAACCAAAGCCAAAGACAGAGCCATTAGAAAGCAGAAATATCCCATCGTTATCAATGTAATCCATTTGCGCGGCAGTGAACCCTGGAAAGAGAACTTGCTTCTGGATACTGCCACGACATGTTATCAATAGGCTAGCTACCGAAATCATCCACAGCATAACAAGGTATGTTGGACTGCTGCGACGATTGCCATGAGCTTCCATGTGCACACAATTTAAGTTTTCCCAACGAACAACCTTCAGTAACCATCCACACATTTGCATAATCTGCAGTGCACAGAATGAAGATTGTTAGAAGCTCTGTTTGGAGAGAAATATCAGACCATAGGCAGAATAAATATAGCTGAGGAGCATACTACAAAATTTATTCAGAAAATTTTGCTAAGTAACTTGATTCTAAATTGCACTGGCAAGCATGCAAGAATCTTATGAGGGGTCTCAAACAGGTTGTTCATGATAGCTACAAATAGAGGATATTCAGAGATGCCTGGTTTTTTCAATGCCTGACAGTAACAGTAGGTTCAAATTAGTGGTGTCAGATTACATGTGAACATGCAGGTGGGCTGCTGGACAAACAACAGTGACTAAGATGATGTCTCAGTTCAGATTTACAAGGATGTTTGAACCTTCAAGAAGGCTTGAACAAgatatgatgattaatgataTCGATCGATAGCAAGAAACAATTGGTAAACGGAAACCAGTATACTACCTGAATTGGGAACAGTTCCTGATAGAGCTTTCTATTGGTTTCTTGAGCTCCTCTATAAACATTTGATAGCTCCTCCACCGTCTTATCCAGGTTACCTTCAGAAACATGAGAAATGAATGAGTTGCAAGATAAAAAggcatatatataaaaaagaaaaagaaaaagggatttCTCTCAAAAAGAAATCAGCAAAAGGAATTGATCAGCCCGTGAGCAACCGAATTGCCAGCACCAAGTgtcaaaacaaacaaactagAAAGTGGTGGCACAAGTTCCTTTTGACCAACAGCAAAAGGTAAACCACATCCTGCAGAGAAAAACAACCACTTGATCATGGCCAGAGACCATCAGAGCATTATCCACTGCCAAAAGAACAATCTTTGCTTGCACATATGCAGTAACACCTAACATTAAATCGATGGTCAATTCTTCCTTTCTGTTCCCCTTTTCAGTTTCACTTTCAGCTAAACAGGGTCACAAATTCAGACCTGTTTGTTTCTTTATTTCACTCcctttattcttttcttcaaACCCAGACCCATAATTAATCTGAACTGAACTGCCGTGTTTAGGCTCCCTTAGAAGAGAATTCCGGACATCTAAAGATAAAACATAGCCATGGCAGAGGCATCTACATTTTGCATTACAAAGGGGATTCCATTACCTAGTAAAAAGCTACAGAGGGAATTCAGAGTTCCAGACCAGCCAACCAAACAAGAGCTGGATAACCTAGAATTTAACAAGAACCTCATCTTTTTCTTGCTCAATTGGAGCCTAACATTACAAAACTCCACTGCAAGGCACACTCGTAATCCGATTCTCCAGAACAAGAATAACAATCGCCCGGAACAAGAACCAAGAAAGCCCCCCTTTCGCCCACAAAACACACAAATACAGAAGCACACAAATCAAAACGAGCTAGCAAAGAAAGATCCAAGAAAGGAAAATTAAAAACgcaaaaagaaacaaagaaacagCAAGAACacaggagctagctagctagctagctagaacgAGCGATGTAATCGGGGAGGCTCACCTGGAAAGGGTAGACGCGGCGCGACGCAACGCTACGAAGGCGAGATGAGACGACGGCTGAGAAAAAAGATGTTGGGTGGATGGATTTGGGtaggagaaagagaggaggagaagatagAGTAGTACACTAGACTAGCCGAGCAGAGGCAGAGACAGGAGGAGGCAGGGTGACGAAatggtgggagaggagagagtagCAGTTTGGTGAGCAGCAAGAGGGCAGTAGGAATTAAAACGAGCAACAACCTACCTGCAAGTGGTATTGGAATTCTTCATTTTTCAATGGGTACCAtccttctctctccacctctcaACCAGGGAGATTATTCATCCCTCTACCTAAAAATATACTGTACTTAACTACAAGACGCGTAAAAATAAATACTTTCTCCGTCCTACAATActtgtcgctttgagttttttttaacttttaatctttcgtcttattcaaaaattatagaattaatagagtaaattacacCCATGATGTATCAACTTagtaggtgggtgcaatttggtgcaagaacttgagaaacGAGCATTCTAGTGCATCAACTTCGCAGGTATGTGCAGTTTagctaaaaaattttataaGTGATTGtataaatgcaacaacttgTAAGATACgtacgattttgatacaataagaTAAGAAGTTAtgcgacaacttaattatttggagcactttttatacatattcaatttttaagttcttattttgacaatatactagcgtggatttgcatataagcatatttatatttttattctaataactaataactaaaagtcaattaactagatgtagaaattattatatttcggttgagATTTAGGaatgtgaagaaaacaaaaattcttAAAGGTAATTGGTTGTAAATTGGATATGcagtataattcttaaagataAAATTCAATATTACAAGGTAATATCCGTATGATTGCTATGTAATGGCATATTGATATCGTGAGAAAAACtcacctagcatatgcttagctTAGTTGATGCACTaaaatactaaattgtcaaGTTCTTGTACTAAAACGCGcccacttgtcaagttgttgcactcgaacgttcaattctcaagttcttgcactatatcgcacccacctatcaAGTTGTTATActgtgggtgcaatttactcgaattaatatttgttttgtttatgatttgctttattattaaaagcactttaagtatgacttctctatttttatatttgcactaattttttatataagacgaatggtcaaacgttataagAAAAAAGTGAAAGCGACTACTAAtttaaaatggaggtagtaaaagttattattattaccttacCGTTTAGATCatatcatacttaaaaaaatacaatacaGACACTAAATAGAACCAGAGATCTCATGGTGTAGAATTTTGAAAGGAATTTAGTAGAGTTGTGCTAGTTAAGTGTGCATTTACGCTTTACATTATCAAATTGCGtcctgtatttttttaaaaaagaatagtTTATTTATTACTAATATTATACAACTaccttcattctaaaatataaaatgtttGTTAAATACGGGATTATAAAAATGGTGAAATTGAAAGGTTGTGATTGATTGGGAGGAGAGTGTAATTTCGAGATAAAATTTGAAGCAtagaagttatattttgggacgctGAGTATAAtaattagtagtagtactgGAGTATTTGTTTAGCGTGTACGGCCACACTGTGAGCAACAGAGAGATCGCAAAAGATGGAGAAATTTATATATGCATTAAAAAATGGATACGGCCACGCTACGTCTATGTTGATGCTGCGAATTGTTTATAGCACGGAGTGTTCGTGATGTGTTCgtgcattaattaatttttgcAGGCCTTCCTCCAGATCCCATGCTAGCTAATTAAACCCATGTTATGTACCGCGACTTCCTTTCAATTTTAATCGTCATCGATTGGAACTTCTACGCGAACTCCGCATATATCTTTTAAGAAATGATGATGATACTATATGTACAGTGGTATAATCGTAAGACCTTTTCTACGGCGGTGATTTTAcccatgtaattttttttcttcggaTATGCCCATTAATTAGTACGAATCTTTCagcttatttatattttttcttataataAAGTGTTTTCAcgttattatttttaaaacttCAAAACAGGCAAGCATTAGTGCTGTGGTACTGTACAGTCGTGTGATTATCACTCAACTGACAAGCAATTGAGTTCGGGCAAACATAAATATCCATACATACGTGAGTACGTATTTAACAGGAACTTAATAAGAAGACTAGCTATATTTATATTATGATGTCACATTTTCTTAAAAACTTCGTCAAATCATTTTTACACTATAAATTAcctatatttacattataattacactgtaaattttaaaaattacaacataattgcacaataaatagttgaattgtttttttctaaTACACACTAtataagtgatgatgaactaGGTACCGATCTTCCGATAGTTATTGATAATTATCGATTTGGCGAAAATTTGACACACATGATCTGGCTTCCGATTAACAAGATTTGAGTCCTACAATCGTAGCGCCACATCTTCTCAAGTTATTAACCGTGTAATGCCCGGTTAACCTCACCGAGAAAGCTAATCCCTACATGCAAATCGAAAAATACAAGCAAGAATAAGGTAGTTTGCAActcaattgcatatgaatgattacaCACTCGAATTTGGGATTTCACAAACCGAATAGCGATGAAACTGCAattgtaaaaataatttaagtGAAACCTGACACTAAACTATAatggctactgaataaatatgattagggaaGTCCTAGAGTTAGTCCTAAGGCACCACCCCATTGGGTTTAGTCCACGAAACAATTACAAGGTCTAAGATCCAGATTAGACTCAGATTGGGTTACGTGGATTGTTTTATAGATTCCCGGTAGCTTGTAGGTATTTTTACTTGGGACCAAAactctgaaagtagactccacaAACTTTCCAACAAATACTCATGAGCTCTGATATTCCTTCTAAATTAACGTCTAGCTTCGTTTGAAATTGATGTTGTTAGGAGGTTcgaatccaaatccaaaataTGTAGAACTTTATATCTATTGACAAAAAGTGACATGGTAATGTTATATCTTGCCTTCTATCTGGTTTGGTCCTCAATCAactttgttcaaatatataacacaaAAATCTCACATATGAAACATGCACTTTTGGTTGATAAATACATAAGATAAGATAGTCATAGTCATGATAATAAATACATAAGGTATCAATGTTCATATTCGAGCTAGTGATGTCCTCATACATGCATCCGTAATGGTGTGTGCATGTGTATTcttttaattagaaaaatatttagAACATTATGAGTTATTTTTCTTGATTCATGGAAATCCCAAAAGTGTTTAGTTTCTATAAGGGCATAATagtattttgaagaaaaatctaTCGGTTAACTAGCATATATGGATGAAAATGATAGAGAAGATATgaatattatttctttttgtgtTGGGGGGGGTATCCGATGAAAACTATCGAATAGGtgaaaactcgtgaaaatcatacctaaaagttttgtaaatttaTAAAACATTACTAGAGGTGCATAcatgaaatacattctcaccaaatatCAAATTCATACTCAACTTTATTTGAGAGTAAGATACTATCCACCCAAAATTTATCTTTTCTCTTCCTCGATTTGGATTTGAGATTTGGTATAAATATATTTCATGTCAGTATCTATCTCTAAGTAAAATTTCATGAATATAgagaaattttatgcataggttttaggggtttttaCTTATTTGACCAATTGAGGGAACACCAGTAAAAGATTGAATTGTAAAGTTTTGAGGTCTCTAAAGAGAATTTGTTTTTGAAGGAGGGAGCCGGATAAAGAATAATTTATCTATTTAATAAGGTATTGTCTTACTTACATTTTCTTTATGTTATCTTAGATTTGATTAATGGCAGCGCATTTAAAGTTATTTTTTCTGTTTACATTATTGGCTTTTATTGCCTTCAATGTTCTTTGGTCATAAAacctattatttaaaatttatttggaTGAATTTTTATACGTCGGAAGTAGAAATTATTTTAGCAACTAAATCTAGTCGTgcacatgtaaattttaaatcctACTTGGATACTTTTAAACATGCCAGACTGAAGTTTAGACTTTATCATTACATGGATTCGAAAATCCCAACTAAAGATAACGAAACCAGAACTTATAAAATTAGTGCCGATTCATTAACTTCTCACTGACAATCAGTTACAAAATATTTTGCACTTAGCACAAATAGACGGTACTAAAGGACTGATACGAAAACACGCCCTATGTTCGCCCCGGATACGCACCtagtcaaaattttcaaaacttTGAGTATCAAAATCTATGCAAATATTCAGATCATTGGAATTATTTGTGTATGTTTGCATCAAAATACTTCTGTAAAAACTGTACATTTATTACatgtttataaaaataaataaatccaaaaCAGTATGCATGGGTCCAATACTCCAAATGCATTTTGTAAACTCTGTCGATGAATGGATAAAATAGCTATAGTAAGCTCCAATTGCATTTTGTAGTAGTTACACTAGCATTATCTGTTGTATAAAATTAagttatggaaaaaaaaacaatactccctccgtcccattttaaatacGAATGCAGGTTtctatgtccaacgtttgatcgttcgtcttactTGAAATTTTTagattagtattttttattgttattagatgataacaTATGAATAATGTTTTATGCGTGatttatttattaaatttttttataaattttaaatgtttGACACAGAAAAAATCCACGATTAAGtttaaaatgagacggaggtagtatcagaAAAGTACAGTACACCAGGCACTCATGTTTGGGAATCATGTGTATAGTTGGTAGTTTGGTACTGCAACTGCACAATAAAAACTGCAAGTAATCTGAGCCGTTCATATTTCAATACAACGCTCCACATTCATTGctacaaaatatataaactaataTGTTTTTTCCATAGTAAAATGGTGCTACGTTGATACATTTGATCTGGATCCTAGCTTTCTCATCACAGCAACTGCACCGATCGATCCCTCGTGTTATTGTAGGTCCTGTTGGTTTGAGACGGTTAGAAAACGATAagcgaacaaacgataaaaaataatagatcaatGACAGAAGACatgagatttaacgtggaaaacccttccaaagtaggagagaaaaaaccacgcaCGCCAGctagcaaaatatcttcactatatctggggtgaggttacaacgccgcacggcggcttacaagaggtatatatatggtggaaccctaaaagaAATGACGCTCCGGCCCAAGCCTCCTGGCGACGGGCTTCCGCTCCGCTACGACAGAAGCtagcctttattaagtgcaaatgaatttggatcacaactcaacagaGCCTTGAGAGATGAAGTTAAAAAAGAcacacacagaaaaaaaaaaagtctaatgtACAGAAAATACATCTTGCAATAAATTCGTTCGCtgttcagaaatcagaactGGCTGGCTGTGGCCGGCCGTCCGGCCAGCAGCTGCATATGCTGCTTGTTTTGGCCTCTTGGATTTGCCTGGAGAGAGAGCGGTTTCTTGGCACGCTGGCGACGTCAGATGAGGACCCGTTTTTCCCAGATGGACTGCACCTGCAGCCCCAATCATGGACAGGGATGCATTTGTTGTTGCTTTCATTTCATTTTAGCCCATGTTTGAAGCTTCGCTCCTGGCGTCGCCTTCGATCGATCGGTCCCTCTCGGCGTCTTTACCATACCCACGTCACTCTGGATCATTGCTCTCAATTAAACTGTTTTTATCTGCAGCTTAATTtcacccctttttttttttctcttcttttcttctccatcCTTGATCAGGCTACTTGCTGGCATAAgattgttttatttgaaaaaaagacTTAGGGCTAGTTTGAAATACAGGATTTAGAAAAAaagtgaataaataaataaaatatatgaaGGAATAGGATGTCACTCTatggaattttataggattctgAGACAAAGGAATTTTATAAGAAATTTCTTTGCATGGTTCGCAGGAAGTaaacatgaaaattttaaaagaaattgCTTGAGACAGAGACGGGTGAGATATATATAGAGAGCACGTATTGAACTTCTCAAATGaaataattaaaaacataaaattTGATCTCATGTTTATTTTCTCATGGAATATGGGGCAAAGGACCATAGGAATTTGGGCATGCTATTCATTTGTTCCAAAGAGCCTCCTATGAAAATTTTCCTAAGGATTTGAATCCTCCAGAAATCTAATGAAATACCTTCCATCCCAAGGAGCACATGAGCATAATCAAATGTGATGTTTGAAAACAGCGCATTGTTGACCTTTATATTATACATGCCCGAGACCCTGTTTAAGATAGCAAAAATAGATGGATTGATGGATTATCGGAATTTTGTAATAGctatttataaaattaaaacaaaaaaattatatatatattttttacacgaAACACAGTTTGGGAAGCGTACAGAGAAAATCTAAAATCCATAGTCAGAAAAGAACAGGTCCTCAAGCAATTCAAGTTGGATGTATCTGTATGGCTCCTCCAAATGTAGGCAAAATCTCTTAAaccaaatattatatatatatatatatatatatatatatatatatatatatatatatatatatatatatatatatatatatatatatatatatatatatatatagcttgtACCTTTATTACTTTCTAAGATACATATTTTAGTTTGAAAAAATCTTCAAGAttaaactttgactattaattttctcctaaaatatattaattatagCTATTAAACCATTACTGTTTTCAAATACCTTGAAACAAGTTTGTTGATATGAATAAATTTTATACACTAATTGTACCTACAATTTGTCTAATCATTGATCAATTAATGATGTTCGATGTATTGAAATCAAAACATTCCTTATGAATATCAATGGAAAGAGCAAATGACTGTTGATTTTTATGTTATTTCTACATCATTTGAAGTATGATATGTAAATTTCTTTTATATCCAATTTTATCTATTCTATATTTTATCTTTCAAATACATATAATATATCTATTATCTACCACTGATCAAGGTTCTGTCAATGTCCCGCCTGTTTACAGTTACTTGGGGAGAGATTTAAATTTACAATCGTATAAACTCATTTATAATCATTGCAACATATctacaaatataatatattcttttatatatttaccaCAATAGATCCTCACATCCCTTGTTCCAAAGGCTCCATAGGCCACAACCCCCATTGATTAtattatggaaaaaaaatccaaataaccCCCTAAACTTTAGATAATAGTCCGTCTAGCACTCTGAACTCTAAAATCGCACATTCAACCCCTAAACTTTACAATAATGTTTATATAACCCCCTAAGATGGTTTTACATAGTGGTTTTTATCTATTTTGTATATAAGTTGGATGAGTTTgatcacatgtcatacactttggacatatatactaaaattttgatttaaatctttcttatttttttttgctcctCATTAGCTCCCACTTACAAACAagtaccaatataataatagtaTGATATCACTGTAGGAATAAATTGATAAGTTATAACCGATGATATTGAAATATAtgttatattatttatttaaaattattcgtttaagcttttaaaatatGCAAAACCATCATCCAAAACCACATTAGGAGGTAATATGGATGATATGGCAGGAGGGTAAGATGGTACAGTTTTAAAGTTTAGGGTGCTAGACGGACTTCCATCTAaagtttggggggggggggtatttGGATTTTTTCTTTATATTATTCATTGCGTAGGAACCCATTTTTTCtttgggttaattggatatATGCCATTAAAAATTTACCGGTTTTGAAATATGCCGTTAGTATTCATGTATTTGGAAATATGCTATTATAAGTTCACACATATTCATTAAAGATACCACTAAGATGCATTTCAAGAAAAATTAGACCAAACTGCCcattttcccctcttcttccttcttcccctTTCTCCATCCAACTCTAGCTTCTCAGCTGCGCGTCGGCGGCAATAGCGA
The Oryza sativa Japonica Group chromosome 6, ASM3414082v1 DNA segment above includes these coding regions:
- the LOC4341092 gene encoding G-type lectin S-receptor-like serine/threonine-protein kinase SD2-5, which codes for MQMCGWLLKVVRWENLNCVHMEAHGNRRSSPTYLVMLWMISVASLLITCRGSIQKQVLFPGFTAAQMDYIDNDGIFLLSNGSVFGFGFVTSNVSDNTFYILAVVHMATTTTVWSANPNSPVTHSDDFFFDKDGNAFLQSGGGSNVWAANISGKGTATSMQLLDSGNLVVLGKDASSPLWQSFSHPTDTLLSGQNFIEGMTLMSKSNTVQNMTYTLQIKSGNMMLYAGFETPQPYWSAQQDSRIIVNKNGDSIYSANLSSASWSFYDQSGSLLSQLVIAQENANATLSAVLGSDGLIAFYMLQGGNGKSKFSITVPADSCDMPAYCSPYTICSSGTGCQCPLALGSFANCNPGVTSACKSNEEFPLVQLDSGVGYVGTNFFPPAAKTNLTGCKSACTGNCSCVAVFFDQSSGNCFLFNQIGSLQHKGGNTTRFASFIKVSSRGKGGSDSGSGKHNTIIIVIMLGTLAIIGVLIYIGFWIYKRKRHPPPSQDDAGSSEDDGFLQTISGAPVRFTYRELQDATSNFCNKLGQGGFGSVYLGTLPDGSRIAVKKLEGIGQGKKEFRSEVTIIGSIHHIHLVKLRGFCTEGPHRLLAYEYMANGSLDKWIFHSKEDDHLLDWDTRFNIALGTAKGLAYLHQDCDSKIVHCDIKPENVLLDDNFIAKVSDFGLAKLMTREQSHVFTTLRGTRGYLAPEWLTNYAISEKSDVYSYGMVLLEIIGGRKSYDPSEISEKAHFPSFAFKKLEEGDLQDIFDAKLKYNDKDGRVETAIKVALWCIQDDFYQRPSMSKVVQMLEGVCEVLQPPVSSQIGYRLYANAFKSSSEEGTSSGMSDYNSDALLSAVRLSGPR
- the LOC4341091 gene encoding paired amphipathic helix protein Sin3-like 4 — its product is MVLSCLGSMSKWEPVTFEESLCFVKKVKARDYVLYLSLLDVLSRNEQIPLEAYSELSLLFRDHDDLLEELAKFRPLPTPSTVYSHSSVWLLFFLMPLLVLSILLKCFLLQQPVAS